A single genomic interval of Rosistilla ulvae harbors:
- a CDS encoding DUF1559 domain-containing protein, giving the protein MKFFKRDLVSFRAGFTLVELLVVIAIIGILVGLLLPAVQAAREAARRMQCSNNFKQIGLALHNYHDTYRSFPPGELTVSRLGVLALILPQIEQGPLHDQLSAAGAYIGRNTTAAPAWHSNPAIVSTGTVPLAKTVIPAYVCPSDPSSDLNERMKSNDSGAFAKANYVGVYTAVSYDAAGAKTADRKATFYEDSKVRFRDITDGTSNTIVMVERAGMAPYNSSMWMGWHNLPGPIDNSYQFSIRTRINRLSNDTNYPIHGTSAYAASSAHPGGAQFLRGDGSVTLLPETIDLPTYAAMGTIDWGEVIGEY; this is encoded by the coding sequence ATGAAGTTTTTTAAGAGGGATCTAGTATCTTTCCGTGCGGGCTTTACGCTCGTCGAACTGCTCGTCGTTATTGCAATCATTGGTATTTTGGTTGGATTGTTGCTGCCGGCGGTTCAAGCGGCGCGTGAAGCGGCTCGGCGGATGCAATGCAGCAACAATTTCAAGCAGATTGGTCTGGCGCTGCACAACTATCACGACACCTATCGGTCGTTTCCGCCGGGTGAACTCACCGTGAGCCGGCTCGGCGTGCTGGCTCTCATCCTGCCACAGATCGAGCAAGGCCCGCTGCACGATCAGCTCTCTGCTGCAGGCGCCTACATTGGTCGAAACACCACTGCGGCACCGGCTTGGCATAGCAACCCGGCCATTGTTTCGACCGGCACTGTTCCCCTGGCGAAGACGGTAATCCCTGCCTACGTCTGCCCATCGGACCCCAGTTCCGATCTGAACGAGCGGATGAAGTCAAACGACAGCGGCGCATTCGCCAAGGCGAACTATGTCGGTGTTTATACGGCCGTCAGCTACGACGCCGCTGGTGCAAAGACCGCTGATCGCAAAGCGACCTTCTACGAAGACTCGAAAGTCCGGTTCCGCGATATCACCGATGGAACCAGCAACACGATTGTCATGGTCGAACGTGCCGGCATGGCGCCTTACAACAGTTCGATGTGGATGGGGTGGCATAACCTGCCCGGGCCGATCGACAATAGCTACCAGTTTTCAATTCGAACGCGAATTAATCGGCTTTCCAACGACACGAATTACCCGATCCATGGCACCAGCGCTTACGCGGCCAGTAGCGCCCATCCCGGTGGTGCCCAATTCTTGCGTGGTGACGGATCGGTCACTTTGCTTCCCGAGACGATCGACCTGCCAACGTATGCCGCGATGGGGACGATCGACTGGGGCGAGGTCATCGGCGAATACTGA
- a CDS encoding methyltransferase, with the protein MRLRDADTQRNRTAADDVTVHCIDSNSRAVQCTLAGAELNQLTNVTASVSDTGQIDAPGSFDLVLGNPPYYADFRIAELFMSTAHKALRSGGRVVLVGKDEEWYTDQMPVLFHSIEIQPVKGYLVASGTRL; encoded by the coding sequence GTGCGATTGCGTGACGCCGATACGCAGCGGAACCGAACGGCCGCCGATGATGTGACGGTCCACTGCATCGACAGTAATTCTCGCGCGGTGCAGTGCACGTTGGCCGGAGCCGAACTGAATCAGTTGACCAACGTGACGGCAAGCGTTTCGGATACCGGGCAGATCGACGCTCCGGGGAGCTTCGATTTGGTGCTGGGCAATCCACCCTACTACGCCGATTTTCGGATCGCGGAGTTGTTCATGTCGACCGCGCACAAAGCGCTTCGCTCGGGCGGACGCGTCGTCTTGGTCGGCAAGGATGAAGAATGGTACACCGACCAGATGCCGGTGTTGTTTCACAGCATCGAGATCCAGCCGGTTAAAGGATACCTCGTGGCCAGCGGAACCCGGTTGTAG
- the bioF gene encoding 8-amino-7-oxononanoate synthase — MDARFDWIAKRLKQFDGEGATRRLAPRQSQPGRMVIQSDGINMVNFGSNDYLGLAAEQSTQRPEHGSMGSGASALVTGFSPVALQLQQRLAKWEATESCVLFPSGFAANLGTISALAEAGDLILSDAANHASIIDGCRLSKAQRFVYPHNDTSAVAALLETHRRRFARVFIVTDSVFSMDGDFAPLETLCDLADRYDSILIADEAHGTGVFGDSGSGLCEHLGVKHRVPIRIGTLSKAIGAMGGFVVGPQVVTEYLVNRARSMIYSTALPPALVSAALANVIQIQEEPQRRAQLFELSQRLRDRVASKWRLPPMSTPGQIVPFVVGSNEEAVRASQRLADAGLFVPAIRPPTVPAGTARLRVSLSSSHSDEEIDRLAEALCGLR, encoded by the coding sequence ATGGACGCACGTTTCGACTGGATCGCTAAACGACTGAAGCAATTCGATGGCGAAGGGGCGACGCGGCGACTGGCGCCTCGGCAGTCGCAGCCCGGCCGGATGGTGATCCAATCCGATGGCATCAACATGGTGAACTTCGGGTCCAACGATTACTTGGGATTGGCGGCGGAGCAATCGACGCAGCGGCCTGAGCATGGATCGATGGGGAGTGGTGCGAGCGCACTGGTCACCGGGTTTTCTCCCGTTGCGTTGCAGTTGCAACAACGACTGGCGAAGTGGGAAGCGACCGAGAGCTGCGTTTTATTCCCAAGCGGATTCGCAGCCAACTTGGGGACGATCTCCGCTTTGGCCGAAGCGGGGGATCTGATCTTGAGCGACGCCGCCAACCACGCGAGCATCATCGACGGCTGTCGATTATCGAAGGCGCAGCGATTCGTCTACCCGCACAACGACACGTCGGCCGTCGCCGCGCTGTTGGAAACCCATCGGCGGCGATTTGCGCGGGTCTTCATCGTCACCGATAGCGTCTTCAGCATGGATGGCGACTTTGCGCCGCTGGAAACGTTGTGCGATCTGGCCGACCGATACGATTCGATTCTGATCGCCGATGAAGCGCATGGAACGGGAGTCTTTGGCGATTCGGGGAGCGGGCTGTGCGAGCACTTGGGAGTCAAGCATCGGGTGCCGATTCGGATCGGCACGCTCAGCAAAGCGATCGGTGCGATGGGCGGGTTTGTTGTCGGGCCGCAAGTCGTCACCGAATATCTGGTGAACCGAGCCCGATCGATGATCTACAGCACGGCCCTGCCACCGGCGCTCGTTTCGGCGGCGCTTGCCAACGTGATCCAGATTCAAGAGGAACCGCAGCGGCGGGCGCAGCTGTTTGAACTCTCCCAGCGGTTGCGCGATCGCGTCGCCAGCAAGTGGCGGCTGCCGCCGATGTCGACTCCCGGGCAGATTGTTCCGTTTGTTGTTGGCAGCAACGAGGAAGCGGTTCGCGCCTCGCAGCGGCTGGCCGATGCCGGTCTGTTTGTTCCCGCGATTCGGCCTCCCACGGTTCCCGCGGGGACGGCGCGATTGCGGGTGAGTCTGTCGTCGAGTCACAGCGACGAAGAGATCGATCGCTTGGCGGAGGCGTTGTGCGGGCTGCGATGA
- a CDS encoding carboxypeptidase-like regulatory domain-containing protein → MHRERIILSLMVCLVVSLVGCGQDSGPALGKVSGTVTLGGQPLPDAMVSFYPTSGERSAHGMTDAAGHYTLMFTGLKEGAIVGPHSVKVETGVQVGEEEVTPAAKVVQLPAKYNRNTELTAEVEGGSNTFDFGLQ, encoded by the coding sequence ATGCATCGAGAGCGCATTATATTGTCGCTGATGGTTTGCTTGGTCGTCAGTTTGGTCGGGTGCGGCCAAGATAGCGGGCCAGCCTTGGGGAAGGTCAGTGGAACCGTCACACTCGGCGGGCAGCCGTTACCCGACGCCATGGTCAGCTTCTACCCGACCTCGGGCGAGCGATCGGCCCACGGCATGACCGACGCGGCTGGCCACTACACCCTGATGTTCACCGGCCTCAAAGAAGGCGCCATCGTGGGTCCGCATTCTGTCAAAGTTGAGACCGGTGTGCAGGTCGGTGAGGAAGAGGTAACTCCTGCCGCAAAGGTCGTTCAACTGCCCGCCAAGTACAACAGAAACACGGAGCTGACCGCCGAAGTCGAAGGTGGCTCAAACACATTCGACTTTGGATTGCAATAG